The Anoplopoma fimbria isolate UVic2021 breed Golden Eagle Sablefish chromosome 1, Afim_UVic_2022, whole genome shotgun sequence region GAAAAAGTAGTAGCCTACACGTGGCCAGGAAGTTATACTTGTAAAAGCGGCAGCGTTGATCTTACAGGTCCAAGGCATGCGACCATGTAAACAGTTGTTAtgttaaagataagataaaatgatcAGACAGGACAACGTTAGGCTGCTGCGGCATCGACTCCTCGTAGTAAAATGACGAAAGAGCCAACCGGAGCTTAAAGCAAGGTTCCTGTCAGTTGCCAAAAGTCCTGCTGCCATCTAACGGCGCTGTTGGGTATTGCACCAATGTCCAAGTCCACAAAGACTTAATTGATGTCCCTCAGACATGAAGTAAATCATCAGGAATAGTTGGAATACATTTAATTGTCATtcctttaaaacattaacaaaaaaaatgtgaccacattatttgtgtgtgtcacagtaaCACCATACCAAGAGTAATAATTGTAGATTAATTGTCTGTCATTTAGTGATAAATCAGACGAAGAAGATAACAAAATCTTTGCTGCACCTAAATAACTTATATCTGATCAGGTGGGattttttctgtcaacaaaATCTTAACTGCATCTTCAAGCTGTGAGTTGTCAGGCCATATCTTGTGAATGAAGGTCCATACAGTATCTTGAGAATATCAGTCTGCAGATATCAGTGCTTGCTGTGGTCACAAATCAGGAGTCATAAAACTAAAGCATGTTGTGTGGGCGGGATTGATGGGGAGTCTACCTGTCTTATAACACGCTGGTTGAACTCTGCTTTTGGCATCATCTCCAAAACGTTCAATTCAAAGCAGGCAGACTCCGACAGTACATTCACAATGCAGTTTGCACcggttttatttttgtttgcatcTTCCATGAGGATTGTCTCAGGGGCAGGTACGTTCTGAAAGAgatacaattaattaattaattgattagactttgcaaatgtattcagttttttttttttacatttggtgatttcttttaaacatacaatattGTTCAACTAACCTAGCTGGAGGCTTGTATTGGTCATTTTTGTATTGGTCATTGTATTGGACtttgctgttttatattttccatgcaatgactaaactaaacattttCTTGTAGATTGGTGCTACCAATCCCAAGTTTCATGTAATCACACCTGCACAGGTAAACCTCAAGACAAACCATTAACATGTTAACTGAAAATGAGGAAATATATATTAGTGGAGTTAATTTGTTTCAACTACCTGCCTTCACAGGTCCAGTGCTATGGGGATTGGTTTCACAGAACTGCAGTGGCAAATCTCAGTCTCCAATTAACATTGTTACAAGGAGAATGCTTCCAGATGAACGTCTCACTCCTTTTCACTTCATTGGCTATCAAGAGGCTTTTCATGGTCGCCTCATCAACACCGGTCACAGTGGTACGTCTTTGTGATAATTGCAGATTTATTTGAGGAAGTAGATTTGgtaaaaagacaacaatgaaTGATTTTAAATCAACTTGACTAAATCAAACTGATATAAACCACTGAGATTATGGTTTTACATGGCTCTATGTAATCATCACCAGCGGGGGCTTTTTTCCTAAATTATTGAAAGATGACTTGAGTGTTTTTCCAGTTCAACTGGATTTACCATCTAGTATCAGGATCAAAGGAGGAAATCTGGCTGCAACATATAAAGCAGTTCAGCTTCACCTGCATTGGGGCAAAGATGGAGGACCTGGGTCCGAACACACTGTTGATGGAGAACAATTTCCAATGGAGGTAAGAAATATGTGTAGTGAAGTGTGATATGATTATATGATGAAGCCACTTTGTGTACTgcactcaaataaataaaatattgaatctTTTTATGCCATCTACAGATGCATATAGTCCACATAAAAGAAGAATACGACTCTCTGTCCCAGGCTGTAAGAGACCACACAGGCGTGGCTGTTCTTGGCTTTTTCTTTAAGGTGATTTCATTTGATTATCATATACAAAAAAGTGGAGATCTGCTAAAAATTGATCTGCTTAAAAAACTGTTATAACTAAGATAAACAAAATTGGCCCTGACAAATTTGGTGCCCTAGGCAAGATTTAAGCTGGTGTCTCTGGCATCGCAGCCAATTCCACCACCAATCATTGCATTCACACACTCCACAGAAACTGTTTAGCTTTATATCTTTGAGATAAAGCTTTGCAGATAAAATATAAAGGAAAAACTGTATTCCTCAAAGTTTTGTTGTAAGTCACTCCCCAAACAACTGACTAGTCTATTTAACTTACACCAATACATTTAAGGTGTTAATATCTGACGCTAACTCGAGCTATCTTTTAGCTATTAGGGTGAAGCCTTGGCATGATGCTGTGGGCAATGCAGAAAACAGGCCCTATTTAGAAGGATACATAGTTGTATTGTTTTGGGCTTTTAGAAATAATAGTATTAAAATAGtattagtaaaaaaatgtaaaaataaatctctcCTCATTTTGGGTGCCCATTTAGATGGATGGTGTCCCTAGCATTTGCCCATGCTGCTGATCCCTAAGGATGGTGCAATATTTGTTGTTGTCGACAAACATCTTTCTTATGAAAATGTAGTCAAAGTGGGCTATAGGTTCAATAATTGCAAATATATAATTCCCCGGTTAGATTTCAAAGTATGGACGTCAGTGATTTTTCTGTTATACTTGATCAACTGGCCTCAAAACGTTAAGCATTTTTTCAAGGTTTTACCATAACTGACGGAAGAACAGGATTTTATGAATATAGTGGTTACCAagatagtaaaataaatgtatcccctaatgaagacatgaagacaaaaaaagtataaatggtCCAAAAGTTGCGCCTTGAGGAACACCAAAGTTAAGAACAAGGAActttggaaaacaaatattcacTAGCTGTTTTAATGTTGTGATAATTGAGCTAAACTGAAAAAGCTACAAAAGTAACAGGAAGAAATAAACCATTAACAAAGCACCAGGATGTGTTAGAACCAAACCATCTACAGTATGTTTCTCCAACTTTCACAAAAATGCCAAGTAACTTGAACATTTTACTCTTTAATTTCAGAAGTCCAATTCTCCAAATAAGAGATTTGATCCACTTCTAAATGCTCTGAAATACATCACACGACCTAGTAAGTCATATCTTCTGACATGGAAAAACAAGATAATTTTGCATCATTATCTTCAAGCCACATTGTGTATCAGGTCCTAAATGTGCTGCTGATTGTTCAGTGTTAGGCTAAAGTACAATTGTTATGAGATTACAAAGGGTCATAGAACAGCTTTTTTAACAcctcaacaataaataaattaacaataaagcTGTCACCTTGAACCTCTTTGTTTTCTAATAATGCATTTCTcttgttaatattttttataaaactagCCAACAGCACGACACTGAAGGGCATGTCCCTGGAAATGTTCATACCTCCTCAGAAGAATAGAACCAAGTACTTTCGCTATGATGGCTCCCTCACAACACCCAACTGCGCTGAAGCTGTCATCTGGAGCTTGTTTGAAAACACAGTTCCACTAAGCAAGAAGCAGGtgattattttcacaataatctaaaaaaatatatatttgaatacaattttctttatctttaaatgCTCACAAAAAAGCTTTCTTACACTCTGCATGTGTAACCCAAAACATCACATGCTGTGGTATTCAGTTAGAGAAAGGTATCAGGGATAAaccatattttgaaaaataggtTAGATCGTAGAATAGATGCGTGTTTGCTAAAACATTCCATAATAACATTGTTGtagaataatgaaaaagagaagCATTATGTGAATTATTTGAGTGGCCTCGCTTTTCTAGCACTACATCCACTGTATTTATAGAATTTGCCATTTCACTTTTTCACCTGTCTGTTATGATTTTCTATTACAGCTCGCTGTATTTGCCAAGCTTCAGTTTTCGAATGGAAAGCAGATGGTCCAAACCTACAGACCTGTGCAGCCCTTGAATGGACGGCAGGTGTATTACTCCGGAGGCCATCCTACTCAGCTTTCCTATGTGTTACTCATCACATCAGTGCTGGTATGCACTCTCCCTGTCACCCTCTGATTAATTTACTAcatctttataaataaatactgctgcttataTCCACTGAtgattgtcaaataaatgaaatataatgtggtgtacataaaaaaaacctaatgtGTGTATTAACTGCATGTactgtgtgtgattttgttgttgtaaagaCAACCTCATACGTCAAATCATGCGTCATTagcatttccaaaaatgttttgtatatttaagtTGTAGATTTAGCATCTTGACACCTCATAATCtatgtattttctatttctacacGAAACTGCATTGACGTTTGCTGACAATACAGAtcaaacaattgtttttttatgtttgattggACAGTTGCCATGTACAGAACAATTATAGTAGATGTTGTTAAACTGCCTCTTGTGATATGttatcaaaacaaatgtgtttgttataATCAAATGTTCCTTCCTGTCCGTCAGATGTTTGAACTCTTAACTGTCCTTTCTTGCATTCCTTTCTCACTAGTTAATCATCTAAATTATGTTGTGCGTGTTAAAAACTGGCTGCCACCTCTCAACCTCCCCTACCTGTCCAAAGTCCTTGAGAGAGCTGTCGCATCACAACTCAAGTCCCACCACAATCTCCATAATCTCTACGAACCCTTCCAATCTGGCTTCTgttcaaaacacagcacagaaaccGCCCTactgaaaatcacaaatgacatacttctctctgctgactctggcttcctcaccatcctcatcctccttgacCTTAGCGCCGCCTTCGACACCATCAaccactccatcctcctctcacgTCTCCAGCACTCCCTTGGCATAACTGGCACTGCCCTCTCCTGGTTCACCTCATATCTCTCAGACCAACATCAATTCATTACCATAAACAACTGTaaatcctccacctccccagtcACCCACGGTGTCCCCCAAGGTTCCGTGCTtggtcccctcctcttcatcatttacATCCTTCCCCTTGGACAAATCATCCGTCGTCATGGTCTCCATTTCCACTGCTACGCTGACGACACCCAACTCTACTTCTCCTCCAAGACCATCACCTCAGTCACCCACTCCACTCTCACCACCTGTCTCACTGATATAAAATCATGGATGCAACAGAAttttctcaaactcaactgcaataaatctgaaatactcaTCATCGGCCCAAACTCCCTCACCCGCTCAGCCCAGACCTTCTCTCTTAACATTGGTGGTCCATcgtcaccccctccacccaggtCCGCAACCTTGGAATCATCCTCGACCCCACCCTCTCTTTCCTACCCCACGCCAACCACATCACCAAAACTGccttctttcacctcaggaaCATTGCACAACTccggccctccctgtcctctgccaccaccgaaattctcatccatgccctcataacctccagactcgactactgcaacagcatcctctatggctctcccaacaaaatcctcaataaactccaatatgttcagaactctgccgctcgactgctcacctccacctgtcgctatgaacacatcaccccggtcctacgcaacctccactggctcctggtcaaatacaggatagactttaaaatattactcaccacctacaaagccctaaacaacctggcccctccctacctttcagacctcctccccctccacgccccaacccgttgcctcaggtccgccggcgcaaacactctgaagaccatcaggaccaagcactggacctggggtgacagggccttctcagttgctgcaccctccctctggaacgccctccccatccacatccgtcaggctcccaccctatcatcattcaaacaagccctcaaaacccacgtcttcaaactcgccttcacctgctaacccctgctccctttccctccctaccctccactacatgactcattccgcacagcttctccagttttcttttttttactaaaatgttctgtttgtttgttttgtttgctcctttgtgttcttttttgttttgtttgtcttcgccctatgtaaagcgtctttgggtatctagaaaagcgctatataaaattaaagtattattattattattattattaaaaagtctCAGACTTTGGTACACCCTGTTTAGTCTCAGTTGTTATGTCAAGCATTAttcaatgaatgaataattaaataaagtataaGTATATCATATATCGGTTTGCTTTGTAGAAAATCTTTTTAGAGATTTTTAGTGGCATGTTGATATCTTAAGTAACAGAGATGGTGTGATGTTGTGGATAAAGTTGTACGTTCTAGTTTTTTTCCCTGTCTGGATTACTGTAATGCACTTTCCACTGTAACCAGTCATTGCTTTACCTCCCCTAACATCCACTACGTGGCAGCACCGAACAAGTCTGAATGACTCTTTGGACTGTGAATGCATTCAACTCTGGGTAGCAGTAGCATGCTACATagagtattaaaaaaaagggcatGAATATcctcaaatatttaatttatatgttTAGCAGTCCTGGGGAAGTTTCATCTCTCATGGTATGACTCGCTAACAAACCCACAGCCATGATGTCATGAGACAGATGTTTGACTGGACGGAAACAGTAATGGCGGCCTTTTTTCTGGTGTGTGTTAGCACATAGATTTGATGAATTCATTCTAACTGGTAAAACATATTAATCctcaaaattatatatttaattccaATACTCAGAAAATAAGTTAAACTGCAGCAACCCTTCTAAAGCAATGACACATGTACAGCTACCCTTGTAAACTGCAGTAAAGTATTAACTCCCTGTCTGAGATAGGGAGTCAGCAGTCAGCAAAGGTAAACATAATCAAATCAGTCCTAATCAGTGACCTGGTTAGTAAAACACCCAGTCGTGTCATTAGATGATACGCTTGATTTATGCACCTTGACTATCTACAGTATAGCACCCTAAGTACTTGAGGAGATCACTTTGGATAAAATCCCATGTTGCACAGGAATAGATGTCTAATGTAATCACTGCCTCTGGCGCAACAGTGCTGAGATAATCTGCAGAATGCAGAGTCATGCCTGCCTTCTGCAAAGTTTTCGGTTGTTTAATTTGACACACATATGGACTCATTATGACaagaaaatacaacttttcagtgtgtgcatgtgatgttTGACAGTGTGCATGCCTTTAGTTTTTGATTCCTTGCAGCAAAATCAACTTTTTGTCGATTCCTCCATTTACAaccagtttttttctttttttctgctacacaactgtctgcttttcttttcttctcattttcttttctaacACGGACATCTTTTCTCAGTTTGTACATGCCGCCCTTCCCCCACTTCCTCTTATTTCGCTTGGTGTGACTCTGAGGTTTTGGTTGTCGTGACAACAGAGGACACAGGCCCTTGTCTATTCTATTTGCGAAGTTTCTGTTGTTGCAAGCATATTGCACATTTGCTGCTGGGATAGTGAAGAGCCTtgcaccaccacccccaccaccaccccacccaCACCTTGTCAGAAACATGTAGGCGTGAATGAGTTCTCAGAAATATAGAGACGATATGAATCTCTTCCTGTATAATCTATACACATGATTTTGGACTATTATTTGAGGACAGTAGTGAGGCGCACCATACTCCctttacaaacatttaacataaaaaaagctcACTCAATCAATAAGTCTGCTAACAATCTTTGATTTACTTTGATCTTTTATCATTATGTTGCTAATTCAATCAAAGTACACGCCTCAATGCTGCATCAGTATAGAGTAGACTATAGCCCTGAGATCATTGATACACATCCACATTAATTAGTAATGGGATCAATATCGGGCTACTTTGGTGTCtggcttcttttttaaaagcaggtGTCGCCTCATATCTGCATGTCCTTAAAAGGGATGAGCAAACACTTGGCAGCAGTGGTGCAGTCTGACAGGGCTTTATGGGCGTAGGTTTTgaatttgcatgtgtgtgtgtgtgtgtgtgtgtgtgtgtgtgtgtgtgtgtgtgtgtgtgtgtgtgtgtgtgtgtgtgtgtgtgtgtgtttgtgtgtttatgtttgtgcgTGGGTCTGTGTGCAGACATGAAAGGTAATTGAGTACACTTACTAAGATTTTAAGTAAATTCTGAGGCACTGTTACTTTACTCTTGTATTTGCAGATTGTGAATCTTTCTTCCGGTGTATTTTAGCTTATGGCTACAgttactttacttaagtacatgTTTCAAATACTACttccaccactgtgtgtgtgtgtgtgtgtgtgtgtgtgtgtgtgtgtgtgtgtgtgtgtgtgtgtgtgtgtgtgtgtgtgtgtgtgtgttgtgtgtgtgtgtgtttatgtttgtgtgtgggtctgtgtgcAGACATGAAAGGTAATTGAGTACACTTACTAAGATTTGAAGTAAATTCTGAGGCACTGTTACTTTACTCTTGTATTTGCAGATTGTGAATCTTTCTTCCGGTGTATTTTAgttactttacttaagtacatgTTTCAAATACTACttccaccactgtgtgtgtatgtgtgtgtgtgtgtgtgtgtgtgtgtgtgtgtgtgtgtgtgtgtgcgtgtgcgtgtgtgtgtgtgtgtgtgtgtgtgtgtgtgtgtgtgtgtgtttgtgtgtgttcgtgtgaaTACACCTCCCTGcatgtactttgtgtgtgtgtgcatacatgtgtgtgtatgactgttAGAGCTTTTCCTGTGTTAACCACGTGGCCCAGACGGGGTTAATAAAAAGACTCTGTTCACTTCtgggttttctttcttctggGGAGTCCAAAAGCTGGTAAGACCCTTACCGAATGTGACTTTAATTAAACATCTAATGATTGCTGCTCTTATTTGTTGTATCTATGCAATTCAAATGCTCTGAAATACAAAGGAGTAACTTCTTTATGTCTCGTTATTTTTCTATACCACCATCATTTAAAGCAGCATTACTGTCAAATGCTTCGTGTGCAAACAGTTTTCATGTTTCTCTGTTAGAAAATGATGTTAGAAAATGTGCCTGTGTTTAATTTGATGTGTGAAAACTTGCCTTTATTCAACCCGGcatgttttcagtgtttgcGATGGAGCGACCAGAAGCTACTGATGTACAGTGTTGTCACCCATAAAGTAGAAAGCACTACTAAACTTCAATACACAGTGTAGTGTTTCCTACTTTATGGATGAGTATACTGTTGGCTGCAGAGAAATGTACAAGAAGAAACCAACGGACTCTGTGTGAAGATCTTGGAAATCTAAGGCCCAATCCTGAAAACCTGCTGAATTTTTTGATcgcttttgtcattttattttgtataacgttcatttattacacatttagaTGATAATGGTGAATGTGAAAACCTGTCAgacaagaaatgtatttaaattaacattgtaaaatataataCCTGTGCAAACAAGTAGCTgaaatttaaagttaaaagaaagaaggtAAGCATTATAAAATTTCAAGATAGTTTAATTTCAGTTTCTGCTTTACAGTTCTTGCGTTAATAACATGAATATTTCCCCATGTAAACAGgttctgttaataaataaaatagttgtaaaactcaaaaacattttctcttaaaTTTTCGACATTAAAAAACTATGATCTAATTATAGAAAATATACAAACAGGGTATAAGGCATATTGATATTCTATATAAATACTCTCTCCAGATCTTACctggttgtgtttttatattgattCTGATTgttcaaatatatattcaattttttttaccaaatgattttataatttttgtcattgtttttttttttaaatatatcttttttaaataaaggctgCTGATTTCTAACTGTGTCTGAGACCTGGCATTTGTAGCAAACATCTTAGCGTGCTTTCTTCTCTTAATTCCAGGGTAGCGGCTGTAGGTAGTTTGATGGGACCAAACCTCTTCGTCCATGCAGATCCCCCTAAAATTTTgataaaagttaaatgtttgTGCAAAAGTCAGTGAAAGAACTAATCAATCAAAGCAATCATTGTATCCTAATTTTAGAGGGGAACACTCACAAAGTAAAATCCATCTAGATCCATGTCACCGAACACGTAAATAATGTCTCCTGAGCGAAAGCCAAGTTCAACCTTTAAGAGACAATACAAGTTTTGAGAGACACCACAATCAACTTTGTggttttttaaaggaaaaaacaaggcTGGATTAGAACAAAGTGGTTAGAAACACAATGTTGTTCATGTATCATGATAGGGCTTACTTCACTGTCCATGTTGGGTGAACTTTCCCATGGATCGTAGTCAAATAAGGCCACCATTCGTTGAACGACCACATCATCAGTGATACTGGTTACATCACTCAGATCTGACATTAAAGACATTTCTGTGAGCccaaatacacaaacactccTTTGAAATCACAACTTTAATGCTAAAATAGAGAATGAATTTGCACAAACTGTCAATAAGAGCATCAACACTGAAGGAAATAACTGCTCAAAAAGCTGACAAAGAGTAAACAACTACCTTTAGGCAAGTGCActgaaataaatcagttttccatttacatttttgttagcttgttgtattacttttacttattcttATTTGTTGTAGTAACTTCTTACTGTTACCATTCAAAGCTCAGTGGAAACAGCTTCCCACCCCGTATGTTGTGTGATATTACCCCTATTTTAGTGTGTAACAGCACAGTGTCCTGCAGAAATAGGGGGCTGATACCTGTATGGTCCACAGGGAGGAAGCCCTGCTGCATGAGTTGATGCTTCAGGTACTCATCATCCACCGGGATTTCAGTCACCATGTTACTTGGCACATAACCGGAGAGACCACCGGACTCACCATGATAGAAGCCATCAGAGTCTGTGTCTCCAAACACCTAAAAAAATTGagttttattactttatatggggttttggaagaaaaaaaatatgtttgcatgtTGCAGCAGTGGGCATATTCAGTGAAAGTCACATCAATCAATTGGGGGttgacaggaaataaagaacAAAGCTGATATCTTTCTATACACTCAGCTGGCCTGAATCTAGcacaaacaggaaacaccaTCATGTTCTTTTCAAAGAAGCTTTTCAACTGATGAAGTGAGGAAATACAACTCAAACATATGAGTTACACATGACAGCACACTTGAAGAGCCCCATAAAAGAAGTGTACACCATTTTACCTGCTCTACTTTTACATTTagttgcaaaaagtaaaaagacatCACGTTTGTTTTTTACCTTGATTATCTGGCCTGGCACAAACGGCAGCTCTTCTGCAGCCATCTCATAGTTTGGGGACATTGCAGCAGGGTTGTAAGGGTAAAGTGCAACAAAGAGTCGGACGGTGGGTATGGACACTTGGCTCGCAGTCTCAAGCTCCCATTCTGAGAGCTCCTCCGGAGTGGCAATCTTCACTCTATCTGGGAATATCAAAACATCCACCTCCAGCCTTGTCTCCATTTACAGCAGCGTGAGCGACCAACTGTCCACTTGGCAGACAGATGGCTGCTGTATGAAGCAGACCTCGCTTTGCCCTTATCCTAATTTGAGGTAACTAAGCTAAGTAGAAGGAACAGTAATCCTCTTTGAAGCAAGTGGAGACATTCATTAGTACAGCACTGCTTATGGCTCTGTAAGACTGTACAGTGCAGCGTAATGGTAGTAACGTTTTGCAATGGAAACCTCTAATATGTTATCTGGATTACATAATAGCATGTAGTTATTTTAGGCTGCTTCTAACACATGTGGCAGCTGAGAAATCTCCTGGTGTCAAATATTACTAAAAGgcatacaataaatatatttcagagaaaaatgtatgcattgAAATATAATAGAGTTCATTCCCA contains the following coding sequences:
- the ca4b gene encoding LOW QUALITY PROTEIN: carbonic anhydrase 4b (The sequence of the model RefSeq protein was modified relative to this genomic sequence to represent the inferred CDS: inserted 2 bases in 1 codon); translated protein: MKLQADSDSTFTMQFAPVLFLFASSMRIVSGADWCYQSQVSCNHTCTGPVLWGLVSQNCSGKSQSPINIVTRRMLPDERLTPFHFIGYQEAFHGRLINTGHSVQLDLPSSIRIKGGNLAATYKAVQLHLHWGKDGGPGSEHTVDGEQFPMEMHIVHIKEEYDSLSQAVRDHTGVAVLGFFFKKSNSPNKRFDPLLNALKYITRPTNSTTLKGMSLEMFIPPQKNRTKYFRYDGSLTTPNCAEAVIWSLFENTVPLSKKQLAVFAKLQFSNGKQMVQTYRPVQPLNGRQVYYSGGHPTQLSYVLLITSVLVXALSLSPSD
- the si:ch211-105f12.2 gene encoding RIMS-binding protein 2-like translates to METRLEVDVLIFPDRVKIATPEELSEWELETASQVSIPTVRLFVALYPYNPAAMSPNYEMAAEELPFVPGQIIKVFGDTDSDGFYHGESGGLSGYVPSNMVTEIPVDDEYLKHQLMQQGFLPVDHTGINLSDVTSITDDVVVQRMVALFDYDPWESSPNMDSEVELGFRSGDIIYVFGDMDLDGFYFGDLHGRRGLVPSNYLQPLPWN